Proteins from one Halopseudomonas pelagia genomic window:
- a CDS encoding sensor histidine kinase, whose product MSKNYPYKSDTQWWKRPWTSVSGLQRTLLLFVVLPLLLLTALGIRFGLGQASQFQEQRLKNDLELIGRAISIPVGAALGENDQEAIELALGSVFVLGEVYGASVFDVDGTRIAAAGITESDLSRTSIPERIVTTGEGQEAYSRVAGRDLFSHFLPLFDHTGQIKGLIQITRRASDFGRALDQLTIIAWLVWSLLGLTIISAVMLGHYGGVGRHVDKLLAHMQRVAAGDHSHRAAPDGPSEVASLANGLNSMLDSIEQAQRELEAHRQAETALLARLKDNEKMVAIGGMARGIAHELGAPLSVIDGRARRLQKTEGLDARQQRQLEGIRSQVWRLTRTVKQLLDYCRPAATQHRNIAPTLLLEGVAESIRPEVEAADKQMRIELPQHIPSLYADAGRLELALLNLARNALQAARSQISINLTEEPEMLVICIDDDGDGLPEGPVEQLLEPFYTTKSPGEGTGLGLAIVQAIAEEHQGELVLGKSSLGGCRACLRLPIPSAEHTQDTPQPPENLTHVAD is encoded by the coding sequence ATGAGCAAAAATTACCCGTACAAATCTGACACACAATGGTGGAAGCGGCCCTGGACCAGCGTCAGTGGATTGCAACGCACTCTGCTGCTGTTTGTGGTATTGCCGTTGCTGCTGTTGACCGCACTGGGTATTCGTTTTGGCCTGGGCCAGGCCAGCCAGTTTCAGGAGCAGCGGCTGAAGAACGACCTGGAGCTCATTGGCCGAGCTATCAGTATCCCGGTCGGCGCCGCGCTGGGAGAGAATGACCAAGAGGCCATAGAGCTTGCACTGGGCTCGGTGTTTGTTCTTGGTGAGGTGTACGGCGCGTCGGTATTCGACGTGGACGGAACGCGCATCGCCGCTGCCGGTATTACCGAAAGTGATCTCAGCCGTACCAGTATCCCGGAACGCATTGTCACCACGGGCGAAGGCCAGGAAGCCTACAGCCGGGTGGCCGGCCGCGACCTGTTCTCGCACTTCCTGCCCCTGTTCGATCATACCGGACAAATAAAAGGCCTGATCCAGATCACGCGGCGAGCCAGCGACTTCGGTCGCGCGCTTGACCAACTGACTATTATTGCCTGGCTGGTCTGGTCACTCCTCGGCCTGACCATTATCAGCGCCGTCATGCTCGGCCACTATGGTGGCGTAGGGCGTCACGTCGACAAGCTGCTGGCGCATATGCAGCGCGTCGCCGCAGGCGATCATTCGCACCGTGCCGCACCGGATGGACCAAGCGAGGTCGCCAGCCTGGCCAATGGCCTGAACAGCATGCTCGATAGCATCGAGCAGGCGCAGCGTGAGCTGGAAGCCCATCGTCAGGCAGAAACCGCCTTGTTAGCTCGACTCAAAGACAACGAAAAGATGGTTGCCATCGGTGGCATGGCCAGAGGCATCGCCCATGAATTGGGCGCACCCTTGAGCGTTATCGACGGACGCGCCCGTCGCCTGCAGAAAACCGAGGGGCTGGACGCGCGTCAGCAACGGCAGCTGGAGGGCATACGTTCTCAGGTGTGGCGCCTGACGCGCACGGTGAAACAACTACTGGATTATTGCCGGCCAGCGGCTACGCAGCATCGCAACATAGCACCGACATTGCTGCTGGAAGGCGTTGCCGAGTCCATCCGTCCCGAGGTAGAGGCGGCAGACAAACAGATGCGCATTGAGCTGCCACAGCATATACCCAGCCTCTATGCCGACGCCGGACGTCTGGAGCTGGCGCTGCTCAACCTGGCCCGTAACGCCCTGCAGGCCGCCCGCAGCCAGATCAGTATCAACCTTACTGAAGAACCCGAGATGCTGGTCATCTGTATTGATGATGACGGTGACGGTCTGCCCGAGGGCCCGGTCGAGCAATTACTCGAGCCTTTCTATACCACCAAGTCTCCCGGTGAGGGCACCGGGCTGGGCCTGGCCATCGTCCAGGCCATTGCCGAAGAACATCAGGGCGAGTTGGTCCTGGGCAAGAGCTCTTTAGGCGGTTGCCGGGCATGCCTGAGGTTACCCATACCATCCGCCGAGCACACGCAGGACACACCCCAGCCACCGGAGAACCTGACCCATGTCGCAGACTGA
- a CDS encoding sigma-54-dependent transcriptional regulator, which translates to MSQTEHVLLVEDDSGLRELLQEELESEGYRVTACGDAEKGLAILGQEPVDLLVSDLRLPGANGLSLLPATQKADAPPAVLIITAFGSVQQAVESLKAGADDFLTKPLEMDHFLLTVTRLLENRRLRNEVKHYRSLLAVRQFNGILGQSPAMLQLFDQIRQIAQADGPVLVQGESGTGKELVARALHEQSSRKDKPYMMVNCGGIPSELMESEFFGHAAGAFTGARTQRAGLFQQADGGTLLLDELGEMPLALQAKLLRALQDGRIRPVGSDHEIQVDVRVLAATNRNLTQAVSDGSFREDLFYRLETFALQVPPLRARGEDVQLLAEFFLTRFNARQHRVIKGFSDDALKALLSYSFPGNVRELQNAVERSATFCDSALIEARHLPQRILEQPDELPHTESAESMPAPLVAGADPAGMPSLESVQRRYIHQVLKATQGNKRKAADILGITRRTLYRWLT; encoded by the coding sequence ATGTCGCAGACTGAACATGTACTGCTGGTCGAAGACGACAGCGGACTCAGAGAGTTATTGCAGGAAGAACTGGAAAGCGAGGGTTATCGTGTCACCGCCTGCGGCGATGCGGAAAAGGGTCTTGCGATCCTTGGCCAGGAGCCAGTCGACCTGCTGGTCAGCGACCTGCGCCTACCCGGTGCCAACGGGCTGAGTCTGCTGCCCGCGACTCAGAAGGCCGACGCGCCGCCAGCGGTACTGATCATCACCGCCTTTGGCTCGGTGCAGCAGGCAGTCGAATCGCTCAAGGCCGGAGCGGATGATTTTCTCACCAAGCCGCTGGAGATGGATCACTTTCTGCTTACCGTAACCCGCTTGCTGGAAAATCGGCGCCTGCGCAACGAGGTCAAACATTACCGGTCACTACTTGCCGTGCGCCAATTCAACGGCATCCTCGGGCAAAGCCCAGCGATGCTGCAGCTGTTCGACCAGATCAGACAAATAGCCCAGGCCGACGGGCCGGTGCTGGTGCAGGGTGAAAGTGGCACGGGCAAGGAATTGGTGGCTCGCGCGTTGCACGAGCAGAGCTCGCGCAAGGACAAGCCCTACATGATGGTCAACTGCGGCGGCATTCCCAGCGAACTGATGGAAAGCGAATTCTTCGGCCATGCAGCCGGCGCTTTTACTGGCGCCCGAACCCAGCGCGCAGGCTTGTTCCAGCAGGCTGACGGCGGCACCCTGCTGCTCGATGAGCTCGGCGAAATGCCGCTGGCGTTGCAGGCCAAACTACTGCGCGCTCTACAGGACGGGCGCATCCGTCCGGTCGGCAGCGACCACGAAATTCAGGTTGATGTACGGGTTCTGGCGGCGACCAACCGCAATCTGACCCAGGCGGTATCCGACGGCAGCTTCCGCGAAGACCTGTTTTACCGCCTGGAAACCTTTGCCCTCCAAGTGCCGCCTTTGCGCGCGCGGGGGGAGGATGTGCAACTGCTCGCCGAATTTTTCCTTACCCGTTTCAACGCCCGGCAACATCGTGTGATCAAGGGATTCAGCGACGATGCACTCAAGGCACTGCTCAGCTACAGCTTTCCCGGCAACGTGCGCGAACTGCAGAATGCGGTGGAGCGGTCGGCCACCTTTTGCGATAGCGCCTTGATTGAGGCGCGGCATCTGCCCCAGCGTATTCTCGAGCAACCCGACGAACTGCCGCACACCGAGAGTGCTGAGTCCATGCCCGCCCCGCTCGTGGCCGGCGCGGATCCTGCTGGCATGCCGAGCCTGGAAAGTGTGCAACGGCGCTATATTCATCAGGTACTCAAGGCGACCCAGGGCAACAAACGCAAGGCCGCCGACATACTTGGCATCACCCGGCGCACGCTGTATCGCTGGCTAACCTGA
- a CDS encoding VOC family protein: MSFAKAFFDVGLFTNQASAMRDYYQQLGLSFDHSLKLGGGVLQHRYQADDAILKINDARDPLAEASASALTELLIALPGCSEAVKKQDPDGNCIRLVPPGKDDIQGLALRMSVSDVATSTRFYTEVLGLHELRAGVLSCGKGLLLLQASGQPPCAASPLAARGLRYLTLQIFDCDKTYAHAIGHGATGVREPVNMGSTARIAFIQDPDGVWIELSQRASVAGKSL, translated from the coding sequence ATGTCTTTTGCCAAAGCGTTTTTCGATGTAGGCCTGTTTACCAACCAGGCCAGCGCCATGCGCGACTATTATCAGCAGCTCGGCCTGAGCTTCGACCATAGCCTCAAGCTGGGTGGTGGCGTATTGCAGCACCGCTACCAGGCTGACGACGCGATACTGAAGATCAACGATGCGCGCGACCCGCTCGCCGAAGCGTCGGCCAGCGCCTTGACGGAACTGTTGATTGCGTTACCAGGGTGCTCTGAGGCGGTGAAGAAGCAGGATCCAGACGGCAACTGCATCAGGCTGGTTCCACCCGGAAAGGATGACATTCAGGGCTTGGCCTTGCGCATGTCGGTAAGCGATGTCGCCACCAGTACGCGCTTTTACACCGAGGTATTAGGATTACATGAATTGCGTGCTGGCGTGCTCAGTTGCGGCAAAGGCCTATTGCTGCTGCAAGCCTCCGGGCAGCCGCCCTGTGCCGCCTCACCGCTGGCAGCGCGCGGCTTGAGATACCTGACCTTGCAAATATTTGATTGCGATAAAACCTACGCCCATGCCATTGGTCATGGCGCGACAGGGGTCAGGGAGCCGGTGAATATGGGCAGCACGGCCAGAATCGCCTTTATCCAGGATCCGGACGGAGTCTGGATAGAGCTGTCGCAACGCGCTTCGGTAGCGGGCAAAAGCCTTTAG
- a CDS encoding substrate-binding periplasmic protein — MDSSLDKAVVRLPGERISTAMRWTLLIALSVTCYPVLGEEPLRLVTGEKYPPFTGSDLQEGGVITALVSHAYARNSIATQVDFKPWVRGYEDSLKLQYDATFPYISTAEREANFLFSDPLYMLKMRLYVEPDSRWREGSPAELGGAVFCLPVGYEFAGWVSEQREELTFVRPRTIEQCHEMMLRDRVDVLISNPSNVAYLATLARSKSRHVTLRELPAPLADVTLHLMIPAHHPQATRLLDQFNDGLRQLRSSGDFDRLFTAHPDYQVVRSSTEH, encoded by the coding sequence ATGGACTCTTCTCTCGACAAGGCTGTTGTGAGGTTACCTGGCGAGCGCATCAGCACAGCAATGCGTTGGACGCTGCTGATCGCACTGAGCGTCACCTGCTACCCTGTGCTGGGCGAAGAACCGCTCAGACTGGTTACCGGAGAAAAGTATCCGCCCTTCACCGGCAGCGACCTGCAAGAAGGCGGCGTAATCACCGCACTGGTCAGTCATGCCTATGCCCGCAACAGTATCGCCACGCAAGTTGACTTCAAACCCTGGGTAAGGGGCTATGAAGACAGCCTGAAACTCCAGTATGACGCGACCTTCCCCTATATCTCCACCGCCGAACGCGAAGCCAACTTCCTATTCTCCGACCCTTTGTACATGCTGAAAATGCGTCTGTACGTCGAGCCCGATAGCCGCTGGCGTGAAGGCTCGCCTGCTGAACTGGGCGGCGCAGTATTCTGCCTTCCCGTCGGCTACGAGTTTGCCGGCTGGGTATCCGAGCAGCGTGAGGAACTGACTTTTGTCAGACCCCGCACCATTGAGCAGTGTCATGAAATGATGCTGCGTGACCGTGTGGATGTACTGATCAGCAATCCATCCAACGTCGCTTACCTGGCTACCCTGGCCCGCAGTAAATCCCGGCATGTCACGCTGCGCGAGCTACCTGCTCCGCTAGCCGACGTCACACTGCATCTGATGATCCCTGCACATCACCCCCAGGCCACTCGCCTGCTCGATCAGTTCAATGACGGCTTGCGGCAGCTGCGTAGCAGCGGTGACTTCGACCGTCTCTTCACCGCCCATCCTGACTATCAGGTGGTACGCTCCAGCACCGAGCACTGA
- a CDS encoding efflux RND transporter periplasmic adaptor subunit, translating to MPAGPSRFSFRLLCWLTVTVLGIAALIWWLWLSPRNGAPEYTSVEVQRATIEDNITALGTLGPLDYVDVGTQVSGQLLTLHVELGDSVEKDQLLAEIDPTLYLAQVEASTAQLANLQAQLADRQAQETLARLQAERQRNLRKLDATSQEALESANATLRSASAQIDAVKAQIRQTESSLKGDQADLDYTRIYAPMSGTVVQQLANQGQTLNANQTAPIVVQIADLSTMTVRTQVSEADISRLKPGMAAYFSTLGQPNRRWEGTLRQILPTPEVINNVVLFNALFDVPNPDGQLLPQMSAQVFFVNESAEDVLTIPVVALGKPMRDSGQQAADQGNRFEVQVLDEQGALQARTVTIGTRNRVLAEVIDGLEEGEKVVTSGLPAASAENGRSPRRFM from the coding sequence ATGCCGGCTGGACCTTCGCGCTTTTCATTTCGCCTGCTTTGCTGGCTCACCGTCACCGTGCTGGGCATCGCCGCGCTCATCTGGTGGCTGTGGCTAAGCCCTCGAAATGGCGCCCCGGAATACACCAGCGTGGAAGTTCAGCGCGCCACTATTGAAGACAATATTACCGCCCTTGGTACGCTCGGCCCGCTTGACTACGTCGACGTCGGCACCCAGGTATCCGGGCAGTTGCTGACCTTGCATGTGGAACTGGGCGACAGCGTCGAAAAAGATCAACTGTTGGCCGAAATCGACCCCACCCTGTACCTCGCGCAGGTGGAAGCCAGCACAGCTCAGTTGGCCAACCTGCAGGCGCAACTGGCTGATCGCCAGGCCCAGGAAACATTGGCGAGGCTTCAGGCTGAACGCCAGCGCAACCTGCGCAAACTGGATGCCACCAGCCAGGAAGCGCTGGAAAGTGCCAATGCCACATTGCGCTCAGCCAGTGCACAGATTGACGCCGTCAAGGCGCAGATTCGCCAGACCGAATCCTCTCTCAAGGGCGATCAGGCGGACCTGGATTACACACGCATTTATGCGCCGATGTCCGGCACCGTGGTTCAACAACTGGCGAATCAGGGCCAGACCCTGAACGCCAATCAGACTGCGCCGATTGTGGTCCAGATCGCCGATCTGTCGACCATGACGGTGCGCACCCAGGTGTCGGAAGCGGATATAAGCCGACTCAAGCCCGGTATGGCGGCGTATTTTTCGACTCTGGGTCAGCCTAATCGTCGCTGGGAAGGCACCTTGCGGCAAATCCTGCCCACCCCCGAAGTGATTAACAACGTGGTGCTGTTCAACGCCCTGTTTGACGTGCCCAACCCCGATGGCCAGCTGTTGCCGCAAATGAGCGCTCAGGTATTCTTCGTCAATGAATCCGCAGAAGACGTGCTGACCATTCCGGTGGTGGCCTTGGGTAAGCCGATGCGCGACAGCGGCCAGCAAGCAGCCGACCAGGGCAACCGCTTCGAAGTCCAGGTTCTCGATGAGCAAGGCGCACTGCAAGCCCGTACCGTGACTATTGGCACCCGCAATCGCGTTCTGGCTGAAGTGATCGACGGGCTGGAGGAAGGCGAGAAGGTCGTGACTAGCGGCCTGCCCGCCGCCTCGGCCGAAAACGGTCGCTCGCCACGGCGGTTCATGTAA
- a CDS encoding MacB family efflux pump subunit, whose product MNDSLIRLDNITKTYRNGELATTVLHDVSLDIRQGEFVAIMGASGSGKSTLMHLLGCLDRPTQGEYLFRGRNIAHLSNDERASLRRETFGFIFQSYHLISSASATENVEVPAIYAGLPRAERHQRAEELLTGLGLGERLRNKPSQLSGGQQQRVSIARALMNDAQVILADEPTGALDSQSGKDVLALLKQLHQRGKTVIIITHDAEVASHAERLIEMRDGRIISDSGEQPSSLTQQAHPSSPPPAPRQTSILLADSAEAVRMALRALRANLFRTVLTLLGIVIGVASVVVMLAVGNGARQEVIDRISSLGTNLLLVRPGAPNTRRSVDGSTNTLMPLDAQLVGELDNVIAALPEMSGRVTLRSGNTDYQTEVTATSKDLPMARDWEVAKGVFINDEDNLRYAAVAVLGITVANNLYGPDANPLGEYVLINNVPFQVIGVMEAKGATPWGSDQDDVVFVPLNTGSLRLIGQRNLNSITIMIEDLNLSELTQEAVRQTIVQAHGGVEDFQIRNMASLLEDVAETQNTFTVLLGSIAAISLLVGGIGVMNIMLVNVTERTREIGIRVATGARTQHILQQFIVEAMVVSAIGGAIGVVGGLGFAAGLQALGTPIQFTPGPVMLAFGCAFATGLIFGYMPAHKAAHLDPVVALSAD is encoded by the coding sequence ATGAATGACTCGCTGATACGCCTGGATAACATAACCAAGACGTACCGCAATGGTGAACTGGCGACGACCGTGCTGCACGACGTCTCGCTGGATATTCGCCAGGGTGAATTCGTCGCCATCATGGGCGCCTCAGGCTCCGGTAAATCCACGCTGATGCATCTGCTCGGCTGCCTGGACCGACCCACCCAGGGCGAATACCTGTTCCGCGGCAGGAACATCGCCCACCTGAGCAATGATGAACGGGCCAGCCTGCGGCGTGAAACCTTCGGCTTCATTTTCCAGAGCTATCACCTGATCTCATCTGCCAGTGCCACAGAGAACGTGGAGGTACCGGCCATCTACGCCGGTTTACCGCGTGCGGAGCGGCACCAGCGCGCTGAGGAATTGCTCACCGGCCTGGGCCTGGGCGAGCGCTTGCGCAACAAGCCGAGTCAACTGTCCGGCGGCCAGCAGCAACGGGTGTCCATTGCCCGCGCGCTGATGAACGATGCTCAGGTGATTCTCGCCGACGAACCCACCGGCGCCTTGGACAGCCAGAGCGGCAAGGACGTGCTGGCGCTGCTCAAGCAACTGCACCAGCGTGGCAAGACGGTCATCATCATTACCCACGATGCCGAGGTCGCCAGCCACGCCGAACGCCTGATCGAAATGCGTGATGGTCGAATTATCAGCGATAGCGGCGAACAGCCCTCGAGCCTCACGCAACAGGCGCATCCCTCGAGCCCACCGCCCGCGCCGCGGCAGACCTCCATTCTGCTGGCCGACAGCGCCGAGGCCGTGCGCATGGCGCTGCGCGCCTTGCGCGCCAATCTGTTTCGCACCGTGCTAACCCTGCTGGGTATCGTTATCGGTGTGGCGTCGGTGGTGGTGATGCTAGCCGTGGGTAACGGCGCCCGCCAGGAAGTGATCGACCGTATCAGTTCGCTGGGCACCAACCTGTTGCTGGTGCGTCCGGGGGCACCAAATACCCGGCGCTCCGTCGATGGCAGCACCAATACCCTGATGCCGCTGGATGCACAGCTGGTCGGAGAGCTTGATAACGTCATCGCCGCGCTGCCAGAAATGAGCGGCCGCGTCACCCTGCGCAGTGGCAACACCGATTATCAGACCGAGGTCACCGCTACCAGCAAGGATCTGCCGATGGCGCGTGACTGGGAGGTGGCTAAGGGAGTCTTTATCAACGATGAAGATAACCTGCGCTATGCCGCCGTTGCGGTGCTTGGGATCACAGTAGCCAATAACCTATATGGCCCGGATGCAAATCCACTGGGCGAGTATGTATTGATCAACAATGTGCCTTTTCAGGTGATTGGCGTCATGGAGGCAAAGGGTGCCACGCCCTGGGGCTCTGATCAGGATGACGTGGTCTTCGTCCCCTTGAATACCGGTAGCCTGCGCTTGATCGGCCAACGCAACCTGAATTCGATTACCATCATGATCGAGGACCTGAACCTCTCGGAGCTGACCCAGGAAGCGGTCAGACAGACCATCGTCCAGGCCCACGGCGGGGTCGAAGATTTCCAGATCCGCAACATGGCCTCGCTGCTCGAGGATGTCGCCGAAACCCAGAATACCTTTACCGTGCTGCTCGGCTCCATCGCCGCCATTTCGCTGTTGGTAGGCGGGATCGGGGTTATGAATATCATGCTGGTGAACGTCACCGAACGGACCCGGGAAATAGGCATACGGGTGGCCACCGGCGCGCGTACTCAGCATATTCTGCAGCAGTTTATCGTCGAGGCCATGGTGGTCTCGGCCATCGGTGGCGCTATTGGCGTGGTTGGCGGGCTGGGATTTGCTGCCGGACTGCAGGCATTGGGCACACCGATTCAATTTACCCCCGGCCCGGTCATGTTGGCCTTTGGTTGCGCCTTCGCCACCGGGCTGATTTTTGGTTACATGCCTGCCCACAAGGCCGCGCATCTTGATCCGGTGGTGGCTCTCAGTGCTGATTAA
- a CDS encoding efflux transporter outer membrane subunit: MLIKQRSCKTHLSLLAASLLLSACSLNSPLPQAQVTAPANWTQPAEQLEWPSADWWRNYANEPLEALILRARSGNLDLATAASRLLQADAQLRQAGAALLPQVDGSISANRNGDDSSASSSSYGAGLTTRYEVDFWGRNQSLRASSLASLQATRFDQETLAISIEAAVVTTWLQILENDQRLLLAEDSLASAVQVLELVEARYRYGAADRLELSQQQTLVAQLRAGLPTLQQRQLQLRNSLALLLGETPDTVLPASSPLTDVAIPLVAAGLPSELLERRPDIRASEARLQAANADLSAARAALFPSIQLTAQWGAQSLALGTLVSNPATSWGLAAGLVQPIFQGGQLRAQVDGSVARQEELLVDYRRTLLTALGEVDTALGAVQQAEQRYGFLLTASELAEQAFRLAEARYREGSITLQTLLDTQRTWYSSLDSLTQQRATWLLASIDLYRALGGGWQAQEQVYTADELG; encoded by the coding sequence GTGCTGATTAAACAACGCTCGTGTAAAACCCATCTCAGCCTGCTTGCTGCCAGCCTGCTGCTGAGTGCATGCAGTCTCAACAGCCCGCTGCCACAAGCGCAGGTCACCGCACCAGCCAACTGGACCCAGCCGGCCGAGCAACTGGAATGGCCCAGTGCGGACTGGTGGCGGAACTACGCGAATGAGCCGCTGGAGGCTCTGATTTTGCGCGCGCGCAGCGGCAATCTGGATCTGGCGACAGCGGCCAGCCGTTTGCTGCAAGCGGATGCCCAGTTGCGCCAGGCCGGCGCGGCACTCTTGCCGCAAGTGGACGGCAGCATCTCGGCCAATCGCAATGGCGACGACAGCAGCGCCTCCAGCAGCAGCTATGGCGCAGGCCTGACCACGCGCTACGAGGTGGATTTCTGGGGTCGCAACCAATCATTGCGCGCCTCGTCGCTGGCCAGCCTGCAAGCGACCCGCTTCGATCAGGAAACGCTGGCTATCAGTATCGAGGCGGCGGTGGTGACCACCTGGCTGCAGATTCTGGAGAACGATCAACGCTTGCTACTGGCTGAAGACAGCCTGGCCAGCGCCGTGCAGGTGCTGGAACTGGTCGAGGCGCGCTACCGTTACGGTGCGGCTGACCGGCTGGAACTCAGCCAGCAGCAAACTCTGGTCGCCCAGTTGCGCGCCGGCCTGCCCACGCTACAACAGCGGCAGTTGCAGCTACGCAACAGTCTGGCACTGTTGCTTGGAGAAACGCCTGACACTGTGTTGCCGGCGAGCAGCCCGCTGACTGATGTGGCAATTCCTCTCGTCGCTGCCGGCCTGCCATCCGAGTTGCTTGAGCGCCGTCCTGATATCCGCGCCAGCGAAGCACGGCTGCAAGCCGCCAATGCTGACCTGAGCGCCGCCAGAGCCGCGCTATTTCCGAGCATTCAACTCACGGCTCAATGGGGCGCGCAGAGCCTGGCACTGGGCACCCTGGTGAGCAATCCGGCAACCAGTTGGGGCCTGGCTGCAGGGCTGGTCCAACCGATCTTTCAGGGCGGGCAACTGCGCGCTCAGGTGGATGGTTCAGTCGCGCGCCAGGAAGAACTCCTGGTGGATTATCGCCGTACTCTGCTTACTGCACTGGGTGAGGTAGACACCGCGCTGGGCGCAGTACAACAAGCAGAGCAACGCTACGGCTTTCTGCTCACCGCCAGCGAGTTGGCTGAACAGGCCTTCCGCCTGGCCGAGGCGCGTTATCGCGAAGGCTCCATCACCCTGCAAACGCTGCTGGATACTCAGCGCACCTGGTACAGCAGCCTCGACAGCCTGACCCAGCAGCGCGCCACCTGGCTGCTTGCCAGCATTGACCTGTACCGCGCACTCGGCGGCGGCTGGCAGGCGCAAGAGCAGGTGTATACTGCCGATGAGCTAGGGTAA
- a CDS encoding BLUF domain-containing protein, with protein sequence MTDLIRIVYISRATFATSNPADGVEPTVSRILSTSRTNNRKHGLVGMLYYGDGCFFQCLEGETSKVQTLYKTLLKDSRHKDLKILASEPIKRLSFPDWSMKYVPVDQHMRKLLEEHGFEQFDPYRFDHHLVERVMQLLQGVPDPTIPPVEGRASPPARTLLAPCFAAQPDAPPSANGSAKLSLAISIAALVISVIALLLVLSRL encoded by the coding sequence ATGACTGATCTCATTCGCATCGTGTATATCAGCCGCGCAACCTTTGCCACTTCCAATCCTGCTGATGGGGTCGAGCCCACTGTATCGCGTATTCTGTCCACTTCGCGGACCAACAATCGCAAGCATGGTCTGGTTGGCATGCTCTATTACGGTGATGGTTGCTTCTTCCAGTGTCTGGAAGGCGAAACGTCCAAGGTGCAGACCCTGTACAAGACGCTGCTGAAGGACTCGCGGCACAAGGATCTTAAAATTCTCGCCAGCGAACCGATCAAGCGGCTGTCTTTCCCTGACTGGTCAATGAAATACGTGCCCGTGGATCAGCACATGCGCAAGCTGCTTGAAGAGCATGGCTTCGAACAGTTTGACCCCTATCGCTTCGATCACCATCTGGTTGAACGGGTCATGCAATTGCTTCAGGGCGTACCGGACCCGACCATTCCGCCGGTCGAAGGTCGCGCCTCGCCTCCCGCACGCACCCTGTTGGCCCCCTGTTTTGCAGCGCAACCGGACGCGCCGCCTTCAGCCAACGGCTCGGCCAAACTCAGCCTGGCGATCAGCATCGCTGCACTGGTCATCAGTGTTATCGCCCTGCTGCTGGTGCTGAGTCGCCTTTAA
- a CDS encoding alpha/beta fold hydrolase has translation MPQTEHQILDLNGIQLSLYSAGPTQGPVVWLLHGFPECWYSWRHQISALSDAGYRVFAPEMRGYGASSAPRDPAQYDLITLCGDIQAAMDLLGHTQVAMIGHDWGAPIAWHLALLEPERVNVVGALSVPFGGRPKKPAIGMIRELYQDRFHYMLYFQKPGLAEAEMAEDIPRTMRVMMHGMSGTAGGSTLVQDKPADARWLDDRIDPGVPPQWCSPEAFQVYVETFERSGFHGPVNWYRNFERNWERTEPLAGKQIEQPALFIIGDADPVGELESYTIKKMPNVVPRVEQHVIANCGHWIQCEKPEAINQLLLEFLKREFTPKVTP, from the coding sequence ATGCCCCAGACAGAACATCAGATCCTTGATCTCAATGGTATCCAGCTCAGCCTGTACAGTGCCGGACCCACGCAGGGGCCGGTAGTGTGGCTGCTGCACGGATTCCCCGAATGCTGGTACTCCTGGCGGCATCAGATCAGCGCGCTGAGCGATGCTGGCTACCGCGTCTTTGCCCCTGAAATGCGCGGCTATGGCGCCAGCAGTGCGCCACGGGATCCAGCGCAATATGATCTGATCACCCTGTGCGGCGACATTCAGGCGGCGATGGATCTACTCGGCCATACGCAAGTGGCCATGATCGGCCACGACTGGGGCGCACCGATCGCCTGGCATCTGGCGCTGCTGGAGCCAGAGCGCGTGAACGTCGTCGGTGCACTGTCAGTGCCTTTCGGCGGCCGCCCGAAAAAGCCGGCCATTGGCATGATTCGCGAGCTGTACCAGGATCGCTTTCATTACATGCTGTACTTTCAAAAGCCCGGGCTGGCCGAGGCCGAGATGGCTGAGGATATCCCCCGTACCATGCGCGTGATGATGCATGGCATGTCCGGCACTGCCGGCGGCAGCACCTTGGTACAGGACAAACCCGCCGATGCGCGCTGGCTGGATGACCGTATCGACCCCGGCGTGCCACCGCAATGGTGTTCACCGGAAGCGTTTCAGGTCTACGTGGAGACTTTCGAGCGTAGCGGCTTTCACGGTCCGGTGAATTGGTACCGCAATTTCGAGCGCAACTGGGAACGCACCGAACCGTTAGCCGGCAAACAGATTGAACAGCCAGCCCTGTTTATTATTGGCGACGCTGATCCGGTAGGGGAGCTGGAAAGCTACACCATCAAGAAAATGCCTAACGTCGTGCCACGCGTGGAACAGCACGTCATCGCCAACTGCGGCCACTGGATCCAGTGCGAAAAGCCGGAAGCCATCAACCAGCTGCTGCTGGAGTTCCTCAAGCGTGAATTTACCCCGAAGGTGACCCCATGA